The DNA segment GAAGAAAACATCAAGATCCTGACGCTGTGCGGCGGCTCGCCGATGCGCCCCCAGGCCGACAGCCTGGCGCATGGCGCACATATCGCCGTGGGCACGCCCGGCCGCATCATGGATCACCTGGAGCGCGGCACGCTGAACCTGGATGCGCTCAACACGCTGGTGCTGGACGAAGCCGACCGCATGCTCGACATGGGCTTCTTCGACGACATCGCCTATGTGGCGAGCCACTGCCCCAAGGAGCGCCAGACGCTGCTGTTCTCGGCCACTTATCCCGAAGGCATCGCCAAACTCAGCCAGCAGTTCCTGCGCAAGCCGCGCGAGGTCAAGCTGGAAGAGCAGCACGACGACAGCAAGATCCGCCAGCGCTTCTTCGAGGTGGCCGACAGCGACCGCCTGAACGCCGTGGGCCTGCTGCTCAACCATTTCCGCCCGGTCAGCACGCTGGCCTTCTGCAACACCAAGGCCCGCTGCCGCGACCTGGTCGACCTGCTGCGCGCGCAAGGCTTCGAAGCCCTGGCGCTGCACGGCGAGCTGGACCAGCGCGAGCGCGACCAGGTGCTGGTGCAGTTCGCCAACCGCAGCTGCTCGGTGCTGGTCGCCACCGACGTGGCCGCGCGCGGGCTGGACATTGCCCAGCTCGAAGCGGTGATCAACGTCGACGTCACGCCCGACCCCGAGGTCTATGTCCACCGCATCGGCCGCACCGGACGCGCGGACCAGGATGGCTGGGCGCTTAGCCTGGCGAGCATGAACGAGATGGGCCGCGTGGGCAATATCGAGCAGGCCATGGGCGCCGAGATGGAGTGGCAGCCCTTGTCCGACCTGACTCCCGCCAGCAACGAGCGCCTGCTGCCCCCCATGGTCACGCTGCAGATCCTTGGCGGGCGCAAGGAAAAGATGCGCCCCGGCGACATCCTCGGCGCGCTCACCGGCGACGCAGGCTACGCCAAGCACCAGATCGGCAAGATCAACGTGATGGACATGTCCACCTACGTGGCGGTCGAGCGTTCGATCGGGCGCGAGGCGATGCGCAAGCTGAATGACGGCACAGTGAAGGGCAAGCGCGTGAAAGTGCGCATGCTGACGGAATAACGGTGGCCGCGACGCTGCTGTCCCCGCGCATGGCGCGCTCGCCCTGCCCGCTTGGTGCTGCCCGATGAAAACGCCGAAGCGGCTGCAGCCGCTGGTCGAAGACGGCCTGGTCGATGAGGTGTTGCGCCAGCTGATGAGTGGCAAGGAAGCCACCGTCTATGTGGTGCGCAGCGGTGGCGAGATCCGTTGCGCCAAGGTCTACAAGGATGCCGCGCAACGCAGCTTCCGCCAGGCCTCGACCTACCAGGAAGGGCGCAAGGTCAAGAACAGCCGGCAGGCGCGCGCCATGGAAAAAGGCACGCGCTACGGGCGCAAGGTGGCGGAAGAAGCCTGGCACAACGCGGAGGTGGATGCGCTGTACCGCCTTGCCGCCGCCGGCGTGCGCGTGCCCACGCCGCATCTGTGCTTCGAGGGCGTGCTGCTGATGGAGCTGGTGGTGGATGCCCAAGGCAATGCCGCGCCGCGCCTGAACGACGTGGCGCTGAGCCCGGAGCAGGCGGTGGCATTCCACGACGCGCTGATCGAGCAGGTGATCCTGATGCTGTGCGCCGGCGTGGTGCACGGCGACCTCTCCGAATTCAACATCCTGGTGGATGCCGACGGCCCGGTCATCATCGACCTGCCGCAGGCGGTGGATGCCGCCGGCAACAGCGAAGCCAGCGCCATGCTGGAGCGCGATGTGGATAACCTTGCGTTTTACTTCGGCCAGTTTGCGCCGGCGCTCAACGGTACGCAGTACGGCAAGGAAATCTGGGCGCTTTACCAGGCCGGCTTGCTGCATCCTGGCGTGAAGCTGACCGGCCAGGTTGCCGTGGACGACACCCCGGTGGACGTGCAAGCCGTGCTGGCGGAAGTCGAAGACGTGATCCTGGAAGAAGAGGCGCGCCAGCGCTACCTGCAAAGCGCGGAGTGACTGGCTGGCCGGATCATCATCCGGCCATTCGGTCATTCGTCATTCTTCGGTCATCCGGGCGCGGTCATTTGATCGCTCGCTTCCATCGAGCCGCACCACATACCCCGCCTTCGGCTCGCTCCCACCTGCCACCAGGCTCGCAATCCTGTCCTGCGCGGCGCCGAAGCCCTGCGCTTCGATCAGCGTCAGCCAGCCGTTCGCCGGTGTCTTCACGTAATCGATAAATGCGCGCTGTGCCGCGTTGAAGCGCCGGTTCACGCCTTCGGGCCCCCAGTCGGCATTGCGCTTGCGGATCTGCACCGGCGCGAAGTAGAACTCTGGCTTGGGTCCGGGCAGGCCGGTATCGCGCAGGAAGCCCGTGTTCTGCGCCGAGCCGGCAAAGCAGTCGTACACCAGTGCGCCGCCAAAGTGATGGTGCACGCGTGCGCGCAGCGCTTCGTCGCCGGAAAAGTCCACGTAGAGCGTGGGCGCGTCGGTGGGGAGTGTTTCCAGGTCGTCGTAGCCGACCACTTCCGCGTAGCAGCCAAGGCCTTCGACAAAGGGGCGGTTGCGCGCCGAGGTAATGGCGGCCAGCGAGATGCCGGGGAGGTCGCGCAGGCAGAACGCGGTGCCATAGGCGGTTTTGCTGGAGGCGCTGGACACCACCAGCCGCGTGGCGCCGAAGAAGCGGTTGTCCTCGAGGAAGTCGGCCAGCATGAACGACGTGATGAACAGCGGCCGGTACAGCATCTGGTAGTTTTCCAGCTCGGGCGCATAGGCGGCGTCATGGGTCACGCGGGTGTACTGGTTGTAGGCGGAGGTCAGGGGCCGGCGGTGCTCGAGGGCATCGTAGAAGCCGCGCTCGGTCACGCGCTCGGGCTGCATGCGGATATGGCTGGCGATGGGGAAGTAGCCGTAGAAGCGCTCGCCCGCCGCCACGCCGGGCACCTTGGAGTCCACCACATCGGCAAAGCCCCACACCGGCATATGGCCCCATTCTTGTTGCCCGGTGGGAAAGAACTGCCAGTAGTTCATGGCGTCGCCGAAGGCGGCGTAGGTGATGTTGTTGGTGGTGAGCGCGAAGCGGTCGATCTTCAGCAGCACTTCGCCGGGGGCGGCGTCGGTGCGTTCCCGGCGCGCTTCCAGCTGGCTTTCATTTAGGGCATGCTTGCGTGTCAGCAGGCGGGTGACCGTGAGCGATTGTTCGGCGCGGTCGTTGTGATTGCCGTGATTGCTGCCGTGATTGCTGTGCGTTGCCTGATCCATCTTCTGTCCCATTTTCTGTCCCACTTTTTGTCCCTTTTTTACCGTCGAGGCCGATGCCACCAATGTATCGCCGCAAGCCGGCCGCCGGGTTCGGAAACGCGGGCGCCGCTGCCGAGCCGGCGCAGGCGCCTGCCAGGCCGCTGAAACGCCCGTCGCAGCAGCGTGCGCGCTTCACCGTGGACGCCATCTACGAGGCCTTTGTTCGGATATGGCGGGCGCGTGGCTGGGACGGCGTGACCACGCGCGCCGTGGCGCTGGAGGCCGGGTGTTCCGTAGGCACCCTGTACGAGTACTTCCCCAACAAGGAGGCGCTGCTCTCTGGCTATGTGCGGCACACCATCGAGCTGTTGCTGGCGCGCATCGAGGCCGAGGTGGCGTGCGCGCCCGGGCTGGACTGGCGCACGCGCGTCCAGCGCCTGGCACGGCTGACCTGCGGCGCCGACGATGCCTCGCTGGAGGGCTTCGAGCACGAGATGCTCGTGCTCGAAGCGCGCATCGCCGAGACCAGGCATCACCGCCGTGTGTTCGATGAGTTGTACGCGGCCTGGCAGCGTGCGCTGGCGGCATGCCCGGATTTGCCGGGCGCGCCGGACGCCGCCACGGTGCGCGGCCTGCTGGAGGCGGTCTGGGGCGCGCGCCGCTATCGCCTGCTGTTGCAGGCTGCCGAGTCCTCGCGGGCGGCTTGGGTGGTGCAGATGGAGCGGCTTTGCCTGCTGGCGCTGGGGGCCGCGCCGCTAACTTCGGACTCTATGGACTCTACGGACTCTATAGATTCTGCGGGTCGCTCCTGAACCCCACCTTCTTGTGCGTGCCGTCGCAGAACGGCTTGTTGCCCGACTGGCCGCAGCGGCAAAACCAGGCCTCGGTCATGCGGGTGATGGTTCTGCCGGTGCCGCTGATCACTTCAAGATTGCCCTTGACGTGCAGCGGTCCGTTGGGGATGGGATGGATATCTAGCGGCCCATCGCGCTGCGCCAGCGGCTCCGATGCCACGGTGGCGGCCTCCCCGGTGGCGACGAAACCCGCGCTGGCGTGGCTGCTGTCGCACAGGGGCTTGTTGCGCGAAGCGCCGCAGCGGCACAGCGTCAGGCGAAAGCCGGCGGGCTGGCCATCGATGGTGATGGCGGCGCGCAGCGCCAGCGGGCCGTTCTCGAGCACGCGCACCACATTGACCGGGGGCGCCGCCTCGCCTGGGGAGTCGTCAACGTTCTGGTAGCTGATGGCGCCCGATGGGCAGTTGTGCGCAATCTCCGCGATTTCCTCGGCGCTGGCGTTGTCGGGGTGGATCCACTCGCCCTGTACGCCGGGCACGAACACATCCGGGCGGTCCAGCACGCAGTGGCGCGAATGGATGCAGCGGCTATCGTCGAAGAGCACGATGACGCGCTTGCCGGCAACGGACTCGGTGGCCATGGCTGGCCCTCCTGCGCATTGCGCGCCAGGTGGCGCGCGCTCTTCTCTTTATAGCGCTTGCCGGCGGGTTTGCGCAGTGCTTTTCAGCGGCTTTGTCTTTTTACAAAGATTCGTGTGCGTCACCCTGTAAGGCATGCGCGCGTGGTGCTAATCTGAGAGCGATTGGCAGCGGCGCGGTGCGCAGGTGCCCTGTCAGGCGCTCCCGCGGTCGCGCGGGTCGTGTTGCAATCCGTTGGGATCGAACAAGGAGTGGGTGATGAAAACCGCACGGCAGGTTCTTGAGTCCAAACCGACCCAGGCTATCTACAGCATTCCCCCTGGCGCCACAGTTTATGCTGCGCTGCAACTGATGGCGGAAAAAGCCATTGGCGCGTTATTGGTGATCGAGCGCGGCGATATCGTTGGGATTTTGAGCGAGCGGGATTATGCGCGCAAGGTGATCCTGATGCAGCGGACTTCCCGGGAGACCTTCGTTCGCGACATCATGACGTCGGCGGTGATCTATGTGCGCGGGGATCAGAGTACCGATGAGTGCATGGCGTTGATGACGCAGCATCGGTTGAGGCACTTGCCGGTGATGGACGGCGATACCCTGGTGGGGATGTTGTCGATCGGGGATCTGGTCAAGGATATTATTTCCGAGCAGAAATTCATCATCGACCAACTGGAGCACTACATTAGCGGGACGCCGCATCTCAAGCTCTGATCTCATTGCCCGGGGATTCCTGGTTGAAGGGCGCTGGTGAGCGGCGCCCCATACGGCCTTGGCACATCTTCATGGCTCGCTTCGCTCCGTGCGGCGGGTGGCTTGTCAGGCGTTGCCCAATCTGGCCCCGCTGTATCGGGTACGCTCCTGTCGCTGCCGGCGACAAAAAACCGCAAGATTTTCGTTTTTTCGCTTCGTGCCGGCTTGCTGGCAGATAGCCGCTCGTATTGAGCAGAAGTGCGCATGTTCCGGTAAAAAGCACGTCTGCGCCGCATCAGAAACCAACTTAGTGCCGCACTCCATATTTGGTATCCGCATATAATTATGCATTCACTGAATTAGGCCCGCCCGGGCCGTGCAGGCGGCATCTGCCAGCTCGTGGCAGTGCTCGATTCGCGCAGCGCCGGGTACGCGTCAAATCGGTTGATTTCAATTTTGTGGTCATGTTCCCCGATGTAGGCTGACAAACGAGGTGGTTTGTTGGTGGTTGGGCGCAACGTTGGTTGCTCATGACTACGCGCCCTGCTGCCTCCGATGTCTTCCTCCACGCCTGCTTCATCTGCTGCTTCTGCTGCTTCTGCTGCTTCTGCTGTTGCCACCCCTGCCCTGAGCCACCAGGCCATCATGCGAGTGATCGGCGGGATCATCCTTTGCATCTTGCTGTCTGCGCTGGACCAGACGGTGGTGATTCCGGCGGTGCCGGCGATTGCCAATGACCTGAACGGGTTCGGCCATCTGTCGTGGATCGTGACAGCCTACCTGATCACTTCCACCGTTTCCACGCCCTTGTACGGCAAGCTGTCGGATACCTATGGCCGGCGCCGGCTGCTGATGCTGGCGATCGCGCTGTTCATCCTGGCCTCGGTGGCGTGCGCGATGGCGGCGACGCTGGAGCAGCTGATCCTGTTCCGCGCGCTGCAAGGCATTGGCGGTGGCGGCTTGATGTCGCTGGCGCAGGCGGCGATCGCGGATGTGGTGGCGCCGCGCCAGCGTGGGCGTTACCAGGGTTACCTGGCGACCGTGTGGGCGGTGGCTTCCATTGCCGGCCCGCTGGTGGGGGGCTGGACTTCGGATCATCTGTCGTGGCGCTGGCTGTTCTGGATCAATGTGCCGCTGGGGCTGCTGGCCATGTTCATGTGCTATCGGGGCTTAAGCCAGTTGCAGGTGCGTGGCGGCTCGGCGCGGGTGGACTGGGGCGGCGCGTTGCTGCTGACGGTTTCCATCGTGGCCTTCCTGCTGGCGATGAGCTGGGGCGGCGATGTCTATGACTGGATCTCGCCGCAGATCGCTGGCCTGGCGCTGCTGGCCTTGGTGGCGGTGGCCGCGCTGGTCTGGCAGGAGCGCCGCGCGGGCGACCCGATGCTGCCGCCGCGGCTGTTTGGCAACCGCGCTTATGTGCTGGGCGTGGCCGCGTCCGCGATGGCTGCGCTGAATATCTTCTTGTGCATCTTCGCGCTGCCGCTGCATTTCCAGCTGGTGCGCGGCGCCGACGCGTCGGAGTCCGGCTTGCTGGTGGTGCCGTTCCTGCTCTCCACGGTGGCGGGCAATTTCATCGTGGCCGGGCTGGCCCCGCGCCTGGGACGCATGCGCGGCATCCTGACCGGTGGTTTCATCGCGGCGGCGCTGGGCTTGCTGGCGCTCGTGGTGATTTCGCCGTCCACCCCGCTGGCGCTGGTGTTGCTGGCGATGATGCTGGCCGGCGTGGGGCTGGGCATGACCATGGTCGGCACCTTGATGACGGTGCAGAACGTGCTGGAGCGCCGCGATACCGGCGCCGGCACCGGCGCGCTGCTAGTGCTGCGCTCGCTGGGCAGCGCCTTTGGCGGCGCGCTGGCCGGCACCTTGCTGACGCTGGAATTTCGCAATGCCCTGCACGCTTGCGGCGTGACGCAGGCGCTGGACCTGGGTGCGCTGCGCCACGGCAGCGAGGCGCTGGCCCATCTCTCTCCTGCGGTGCGGGATGTGCTCACGGGCGGCGTGGAGTCGGGCTTCCGGCTGATTTTTGCCGTGGGTACCGTGGCCGCGCTGCTGGCGCTGGTAATCGTGCGCCGCATGCCGGACGTGGCGTTGCGCAGCAGCGTGACCGAGCACGCGGCCACGCTGGCCATGGAGTAAGCGGGGGGGGGAGGCTTGCGCATCTATTTCACGCCCAACGGCGTAAACTACGGACAGACCATCTCCGGAGTTTCCTACATGCGCAGCCTTCCCGAACAGCGCTCACGCGCCCTGCAACGCATCGCCTTGTCCGGCGCGTTGGTCCTGGCCGCCGCCGCCGCTGTTGTCGCCACGCCGCGTCTTGCGCACGCCGCCGATGCCCCGGCGGCCACCGCCGCCAAGCCGGCCGGCGCCTGCCCGGCCTCGCTCAACTTCAAGTTCCCCCGCCTGCAGGACGAAGCGCCGCAAAACCTCTGCCAGTACGCCGGCAAGGTCGTGGTGGTGGTCAATACGGCCAGCTATTGCGGCTTTACCCCGCAATATGAAGGGCTGGAGGCGCTGTACGCCAAGTACCGTGAACGCGGGCTGGTGGTGCTGGGCTTCCCGTCGAACGACTTTTCGCAGGAGCCGGGCTCTTCCAAGGAGATCGCCGACTTTTGCTACAACACCTATGGCGTGAAATTCCCGATGCTGGGCAAGTCGCACGTGCGCGGCAGCGATGTCAATCCCATGTACGCGCTGCTGGCCAAGCAGTCCGGCACCACGCCCAAGTGGAATTTCTACAAGTATGTGATCGACCGCAACGGCCAGGTGGTGGGCAGCTATAACAGCCTGACCAAGCCCGACGACAAGCAGTTCGTGAGCAAGATCGAGCAACTGCTGGACGGCGCGCGCTAAGCCGCCAGGCTGCACGATTCGATCCCTTCTTGACCAGCGTCAAGCCGCCAGGGCGCCGCCATCGCTACTTTCGCCGCTTTGGGGAGAGACAGACGATGGCCATCACGCTATACGACGCCGGCGGGCACACCTGCCTGCTGTTTTCGGACCTGGTCGAGGAGGAGCACGGCGAGGTGGTGCAGACCAACCAGTTCCTGATCGTCGACGCCGGCCACGGCGCGCTGATTGATCCGGGCGGGCACATGACCTACGGCGAGCTGTACCTTGCCATCAGCCGCTACTTTCCGCCCAAGCAGCTTGATTACGTGCTGGCGTCGCATGCCGATCCGGATATCGTGGCCTCGGTCGGGCGCTGGCTGACCGCCTCCGATAGCCGCATCCTGATCTCGCGCGTCTGGGCGCGGTTCTTGCCGCATTTCTGCCAGGCGGGCAAGACGGAAGGGCGCATCGTTACCATCCCCGATGCCGGCATGCCGATCGCGCTGGGCAACTGCACGTTGCTGGCGGTGCCGGCACATTTCCTGCACTCGGAGGGCAACTTCCAGTTCTACGATCCCATCAGCAAGATCCTGTTCTCCGGCGACCTGGGCGCGGCCATGACCAGCGCGCGGGAAGCCGGCGCGGTGGTGAGCGATTTTGCCGCGCACACCCACGCCATGCTGCCCTTCCACCGGCGCTACATGAGCGGCAACCGCGCGTGCCGGCTGTGGGCCAACATGGCGCGCGGGCTGGATATCGAGTGGATCGTGCCGCAGCACGGCCCGTCGTTTCGCGGTAAGGCGATGGTGGCGCAGTTTATCGACTGGGTCTCCACGCTGGAGTGCGGGCTGGACCTGCTCAGCCAGGACAACTACAGGCTGCCGCCCGTCACCACAGCGCCAGCCTGATGCCCGGCACCGGTTGCGCGATCAATCGCGCGCCAGCCCTTCGGCCACCAGCGCCTCGTGCACCTTGGGCCGCGCGGCCACGCGCGACAGGTAGGCCTGCAGCGCGGGGTAAGGGTTGAGCGGCATGCTCAGGAGATTGGCCCAGTTGGCAACGGCGAAGCAGTAGGCGTCGGCGACGGTGAATTGCGTGCCGCACAGGTAGTCGCGCGTGGCCAGGTGCCGGTCCAGCTCGGCGAAGCGCAGCGCCACCTTGGCCTTGCAATCCTCGCGCGTGCTCTGCGCGGTTTCCTTGTGCCACAGCCAGGGGCTGAAGACCTTGTGCAGCTCGGTCGAGACCAGCGTCAGCCAGCCCACCGCTTCCAGGCGCGCCCTGGTGCCGGCCGCCGGCAGCAGCGCCTTGCTCGGGGCGAGGTCCGCCACGTATTGCAGCAGCGATGCGGCTTCGGTGTGGCGCGAGCCATCGTCCAGTTGCAGCAACGGCACGTAGCCGCGCGGGCTTACCGCGTAGAAGTCGTCGCTGCCGCTTTCCGGCTCGGTCAGCTTGTGCCTGGCCAGGTCGACCTTGGCGAGCGAAAACGGCAGGCCGGCTTCGCGCAGTGCGATATGCACGGCCAGGGAGCAAGCGCCAGGGGCGTAGTAGAGCTTCATCGGGAGGTCCTCGCTGTTTTGGGTTCGGGTTCGGTTTTTCAGGGTTTGCCGCCACGCCTTGTGGTGGCAGTGCAGGCAGTCTAGGATTGCGAAAGCGCAATCACAATGCGCACTCTTGCAAGTCATGACTGCAAATTTGCAACGAATATCTCTTGAACATACCCTACCAACTCTCTTCCCCTGACCTCGACGTGGTGCTGGCGCTGGTGCGTGGCGCCACGCTGGCCGAAGCCGGGCGCCGGCTCGGGCTTGATGCCTCCACCGTGTTCCGTGCGCTGCAGCGCATCGAGAAAGGGCTGGGGCGGCGCTTGTTCGAGCGCAGCCGCGCGGGTTACCTGCCGACCGAACTTGCCCAGCAGTTCGCGCAGCATGCCGAACGCATCGAGGCCGAGTTGGAGGCGGCGCGCGCCCATGCCTCGGTGTCGGCCGGCACGGTGTCGGGCCTGGTGCGCATCACCACCACCGATACCGTGCTGCATGGCATGGTGCTGCCGGCACTGGCGCCGCTCGGGCGCCGGCATCCCGGGCTGAGCTTCGAGCTGATCGCCACCAATGAGCTGGTCAGCCTGACCCGGCGCGATGCCGACATCGCCGTGCGCGCCACGCGCCATCCGCCCGATCACCTGATCGGCAAGTGCCTCGGCCCCTTGCGCGTGGCGGTGTTCGCGGCGCGGGAGCTGGTGGAGGCGGCCGGCATCGCGATCCCCGGGCACGGCGGCGCCGTCGACCTTGCCGCGCTGGCCACGCTGCCCTGGATTGCGCCGGACGAGGCCATGCCCGATCACCCGTCGGTGCGCTGGCGCCGCAAGCACCTGCCGCGCGTGGTGCCGCAGTACCGCGTCAACAGCATCGCCGGCGTGCTCGAAGGCGTCGAGGCAGGGCTGGGCGCCGGCATTGTTTCGCTGATGATCGGGCGGCGCAGCGGCAAGCTGGTGGCGCTCACCGGCACGCTGGACGAGTGCGACACCGACCTGTGGCTGCTGACACATCCCGAGTCCCGGCATCTGCGGCGCATCGCCACTGTGGTCAGCCACCTGGCGGAACACGTCAGGCTGGATGCGTAGGGCTGCGAGAACTTGCGCTCACGGCGTGGCCAGCGCGGCCAGCGCGGCGGGAATGGCGCTGGCCAGAAAATCGTAGACCGCGCGGATGCGCGCGCTGCCGCGGATTTCCCGGTGCACGGTGAGCCAGACCGGCAGTGGTGGAATGGACAATTCGGGCAGCACCGTGCGCACGCGCGCATCGCCGGCGGCGATATAGCGCGCCGCAAAGCCCACGCCCAGGCCGGCGCGGATCGACTGCCACAGCACGATGTCGTCATCGCTGCGCACCGCAAACGCCTCGCGCGTGATCTCCGCGCCCATGGCGCGAAAGGCGCGCAGGATCGCGTCGTCGTGGTCGTAACCGATCAGGTCGAAGCGCGGCAGGTCCTGCGCCGTGCGCGGCACGCCCTTGCGCCGCAGGTAGTCCTCATGGGCGCAGGTACATAGCGCCACCGACGCCACCTTGCGCGTGATCAGCGATGCCTGCACTGGCCGCACCATGCGGATGGCGATATCGGCCTCGCGCCGCAGCAGGTTGCTGACGGCGTTGGACGACACCACTTCGATGGCGAGTTGCGGCTCGCGCAGGCGCAGGTCCGCCAGCAGCGGCGGCAGCAGGTAGCTGGCCACCGCGCGGCTTGCGGAGATGCGCACCGTCCCCGCAATGCCCGCCTGGCCGCGCGCCAGCGCGCGCGCGACCGCGTCCGCGCCCTGCTGCATCACCCGCGCGTGCCCGGCGATGGCGCGCGCAGCCTCTGTCGGCTGCAGGCCGTGGCCGGTGCGCTCGAACAGCGGCACGCCGAGCTGCGCCTCCAGTTGCGCCACGTGGCGCCCCAGCGTGGGCTGGCTGCTGGAAAGCTGGCGCGCCGCGCCCAGCAGGCTGCCGGTCTCCATCACGGCCAGGAAGGAGCGCATCAGCGCCCAGTCGAATGCTTCGGCCATTTTCTCTCTCGCTCCTTGCCTGGCGACCTATTCAAAAATGAATTCGTGTGTTGCATGTCCATGCAATTGTGGCGTAGCGAAGGATTGCCCACAATG comes from the Cupriavidus basilensis genome and includes:
- a CDS encoding LysR family transcriptional regulator; the protein is MAEAFDWALMRSFLAVMETGSLLGAARQLSSSQPTLGRHVAQLEAQLGVPLFERTGHGLQPTEAARAIAGHARVMQQGADAVARALARGQAGIAGTVRISASRAVASYLLPPLLADLRLREPQLAIEVVSSNAVSNLLRREADIAIRMVRPVQASLITRKVASVALCTCAHEDYLRRKGVPRTAQDLPRFDLIGYDHDDAILRAFRAMGAEITREAFAVRSDDDIVLWQSIRAGLGVGFAARYIAAGDARVRTVLPELSIPPLPVWLTVHREIRGSARIRAVYDFLASAIPAALAALATP